The following coding sequences lie in one Stenotrophomonas rhizophila genomic window:
- a CDS encoding SOS response-associated peptidase yields MRRFAQAIADPSSLPVGLPASLADALATAPDRYNIGKNGSATVLARDGDGSLVAADMRWGLVPRWSKQPSTPYTTVTARLERAAKSRIFAQAWQQRPCVVALTGYYKWDRQRRPPWPLFVQRTDGLALLAAGLWEHWAGEDGQEIDSFTVLTAPNPGIPAPLTSDGPVFIDASVAMAWLSGALHTPAELQAQAATPPLEAYPVSRAFRDPARDDYTLLEPVDPAQEGPDSGPAAWDGDGLDDEDGAD; encoded by the coding sequence ATGCGCCGCTTCGCCCAAGCCATCGCCGACCCTTCCTCACTGCCCGTTGGACTGCCGGCCTCGCTGGCCGACGCACTGGCCACCGCCCCGGACCGCTACAACATCGGCAAGAACGGCAGCGCCACCGTGCTGGCCCGCGACGGCGATGGCAGCCTGGTAGCGGCGGACATGCGCTGGGGCCTGGTACCGCGCTGGTCCAAACAACCGTCCACGCCCTACACCACCGTAACCGCGCGGCTGGAGCGCGCCGCCAAAAGCCGCATCTTCGCCCAGGCCTGGCAGCAGCGGCCCTGCGTGGTTGCCCTGACCGGCTATTACAAATGGGATCGGCAGCGTCGCCCGCCGTGGCCGTTGTTCGTGCAACGCACCGACGGCTTGGCGCTGCTGGCGGCCGGCCTGTGGGAACACTGGGCCGGTGAGGACGGCCAGGAGATCGACAGCTTCACCGTGCTGACCGCGCCGAACCCCGGCATCCCTGCCCCGCTCACGTCCGATGGACCGGTGTTCATCGATGCATCGGTGGCCATGGCGTGGTTGTCCGGTGCCCTGCATACGCCCGCCGAACTGCAGGCGCAGGCCGCTACGCCACCGCTGGAGGCCTATCCGGTGAGTCGCGCCTTCCGTGATCCCGCGCGCGACGACTACACCCTGCTGGAACCGGTCGACCCGGCGCAGGAAGGCCCCGACAGCGGCCCCGCGGCGTGGGATGGCGATGGCCTGGACGACGAAGACGGTGCGGACTAG